The Pseudosulfitobacter pseudonitzschiae genome includes a region encoding these proteins:
- a CDS encoding carbon-phosphorus lyase complex subunit PhnI — protein MYVAVKGGERAIDNAHAWLAEERRGDASVAELSVPQIREQLKLAVNRVMAEGSLYDPDLAALAIKQSRGDLIEAIFLIRAYRTTLPRFGGSIPIETETMTCDRRVSATFKDAPGGQMLGPTFDYTHRLLDFKLAAEGADVPEAEQGTASTAQTPHIMSFLDREGLIQTETDNDTTPPDLTRTPLELPATRDLRLQALARGDEGFILGMAYSTQRGYARNHAFVAELRIGTVAVEMDIPELGFAIEIGEIDVTECETVNQFQGSKTQPPQFTRGYGLVFGMSERKAISMALVDRALRWKELGEDNLGAPAQDEEFVLYHADNIQATGFLEHIKLPHYVDFQSELELIRKLRREAQANTAAKDDSAGASPRGGETAGGSLSGKMKEEAAQ, from the coding sequence ATGTATGTAGCCGTAAAAGGCGGAGAGCGGGCGATTGACAATGCCCACGCGTGGCTGGCCGAAGAGCGGCGCGGCGATGCGTCGGTGGCCGAATTGTCGGTGCCGCAAATCCGCGAACAACTGAAGCTGGCCGTGAACCGGGTGATGGCCGAAGGGTCGCTTTATGATCCCGACCTGGCCGCGCTGGCGATCAAGCAATCGCGCGGCGATCTGATCGAGGCGATCTTTCTGATCCGTGCCTATCGCACCACCCTGCCGCGCTTTGGCGGATCGATCCCGATCGAGACCGAAACGATGACCTGCGACCGCCGTGTATCCGCGACGTTCAAGGACGCACCGGGCGGGCAGATGCTGGGGCCGACCTTTGACTACACGCACCGGCTGCTGGATTTCAAACTGGCCGCCGAGGGGGCAGACGTGCCCGAGGCCGAACAAGGCACCGCAAGCACCGCCCAGACGCCGCATATCATGAGCTTTCTCGACCGCGAGGGGCTGATCCAGACCGAAACGGACAACGACACCACGCCACCCGATCTGACGCGCACGCCGCTGGAATTGCCCGCGACCCGCGATCTGCGCCTGCAAGCGCTGGCGCGGGGCGATGAGGGGTTTATCCTTGGGATGGCCTATTCGACGCAGCGCGGATACGCGCGCAACCACGCTTTCGTCGCGGAACTGCGCATCGGTACGGTGGCGGTCGAGATGGACATTCCCGAACTGGGGTTTGCCATCGAGATCGGCGAGATCGATGTGACCGAATGCGAGACAGTGAACCAGTTTCAAGGCTCGAAAACCCAGCCGCCGCAGTTCACCCGTGGCTATGGGCTGGTGTTCGGGATGTCCGAGCGCAAGGCGATCTCTATGGCTTTGGTGGACCGCGCGCTGCGCTGGAAGGAGCTGGGCGAGGACAACCTTGGCGCGCCTGCGCAGGACGAGGAATTCGTGCTCTACCACGCCGACAACATTCAGGCGACAGGGTTTCTGGAGCATATCAAGTTGCCCCACTACGTCGATTTCCAGTCGGAACTGGAATTGATCCGCAAGTTGCGGCGCGAGGCGCAGGCCAACACGGCAGCGAAAGACGACAGTGCGGGAGCCTCCCCTCGCGGCGGTGAAACCGCGGGCGG
- the phnH gene encoding phosphonate C-P lyase system protein PhnH, whose protein sequence is MQTDALSGGFANAPIDAAHAFRHIMQVMAQPGRIETVAGGTPPAPLSQAAGIVLLTLCDPETPVFLAPSRDTKAVRDWITFHTGAPFCSPEQAAFAAGTWDELSSLPFPIGTAEYPDRSTTLIVECDALSDEGATLRGPGIKDTATLSLPEVAAFQANARLFPLGLDHFLTAGAQIAALPRTTKVS, encoded by the coding sequence TGCCCCCATCGACGCGGCCCATGCGTTTCGCCACATCATGCAGGTGATGGCGCAGCCGGGCCGGATCGAGACCGTCGCGGGCGGCACGCCCCCGGCGCCTTTGTCGCAGGCGGCGGGCATCGTGTTGCTGACCCTGTGCGACCCTGAAACGCCAGTGTTTCTGGCGCCATCGCGCGACACGAAAGCGGTGCGCGACTGGATAACCTTTCACACCGGCGCACCGTTTTGCAGCCCCGAACAGGCGGCCTTTGCTGCTGGCACATGGGACGAGTTGAGCAGCCTGCCGTTCCCTATCGGCACGGCGGAATACCCCGACCGGTCGACCACGCTGATCGTGGAATGTGACGCGCTCAGCGACGAAGGTGCCACCCTGCGCGGACCGGGCATCAAGGACACGGCGACGCTGTCCCTGCCCGAGGTTGCCGCCTTTCAGGCCAACGCGAGACTGTTCCCGCTGGGCCTCGACCATTTTCTGACCGCAGGCGCGCAGATTGCCGCCCTGCCCCGAACCACGAAGGTAAGCTGA